In Achromobacter xylosoxidans A8, a single window of DNA contains:
- a CDS encoding NAD(P)H-dependent oxidoreductase — protein sequence MNLHRLLKQREADHKPLRVALLGAGKFGAMFMSQAPRTPGMRLVAVADLAPDRARAALTRVGWPASALNASSTNDALKNGKVYFSDDPHAVIASPDVDIVIDATGQAAAGISHVLACCEYGKHIIMVNVEADALAGPLLARRAREAGIVYSLAYGDQPALICEMVDWARASGFEVMAAGKGTKYLPEFHTSTPDTVWPYYGFTAEMVAAGDFNAQMFNSFLDGTKSAIEMAAVSNATGLLPSPSGLHFPPCGVDDLARVLRPRENGGILHHRGQVEVISSLERDGRPVFRDLRWGVYVTLAADSDYVRRCFKEYGLVTDPSGNYTAMYKPYHLIGLELGISVASVGLRREPTGAPAGWHGDVVATAKRDLPAGQILDGEGGYTVYGRLMPARDSVDEGYLPLGLSHQVKLKNPVRQSQAIRWSDVEYDNSSTAVQFRREMEQTFA from the coding sequence ATGAATCTGCACCGCCTGCTGAAGCAGCGAGAAGCCGACCACAAGCCTTTGCGTGTTGCATTGCTGGGCGCCGGAAAGTTCGGCGCGATGTTCATGAGCCAGGCCCCGCGCACGCCGGGGATGCGGCTGGTTGCCGTGGCCGATCTGGCGCCCGACCGCGCCCGCGCGGCGCTCACCAGGGTGGGTTGGCCGGCCAGCGCACTTAACGCCAGCAGCACCAATGACGCGCTGAAGAACGGCAAGGTCTATTTCAGCGACGATCCTCACGCCGTGATCGCCAGCCCCGACGTCGATATCGTCATCGACGCCACCGGCCAGGCCGCCGCCGGCATCAGCCACGTGCTGGCCTGCTGCGAATACGGCAAGCACATCATCATGGTCAACGTCGAGGCCGACGCGCTCGCCGGCCCGTTGCTGGCGCGGCGCGCGCGCGAAGCCGGCATCGTCTATTCGCTGGCCTACGGCGACCAGCCGGCCCTGATCTGCGAAATGGTGGACTGGGCCCGCGCCAGCGGCTTCGAGGTCATGGCCGCGGGCAAGGGCACCAAGTACCTGCCCGAGTTCCATACTTCGACGCCGGACACCGTCTGGCCCTATTACGGCTTCACCGCCGAAATGGTCGCGGCCGGCGACTTCAACGCGCAGATGTTCAACAGCTTCCTGGACGGCACCAAGAGCGCCATCGAGATGGCTGCGGTCTCCAACGCCACCGGGCTGCTGCCCTCGCCTTCCGGCCTGCACTTTCCGCCCTGCGGCGTGGACGACCTGGCGCGCGTGCTGCGTCCGCGCGAAAACGGCGGCATCCTGCACCACCGCGGGCAGGTCGAGGTGATTTCCTCGCTGGAACGCGATGGCCGCCCGGTGTTCCGCGACCTGCGCTGGGGCGTGTACGTGACCCTGGCCGCCGACAGCGACTACGTGCGCCGCTGCTTCAAGGAATATGGACTGGTCACCGACCCCAGCGGCAACTACACCGCCATGTACAAGCCGTACCACCTGATAGGCCTGGAGCTGGGCATCAGCGTGGCCAGCGTGGGCTTGCGGCGCGAACCCACCGGCGCGCCCGCCGGCTGGCACGGCGACGTCGTCGCCACCGCCAAGCGCGACCTGCCGGCCGGCCAGATCCTGGACGGCGAAGGCGGCTACACGGTATACGGCCGGCTGATGCCGGCGCGCGATTCGGTGGATGAGGGCTATCTGCCGCTGGGTTTGTCGCATCAGGTCAAGCTGAAGAACCCGGTGCGACAATCGCAGGCGATCCGCTGGAGCGACGTGGAGTACGACAATAGCTCCACGGCGGTGCAGTTCCGCCGCGAAATGGAGCAGACCTTCGCCTAG
- a CDS encoding FadR/GntR family transcriptional regulator yields the protein MQPNQEQDPPRAAPKSSLSAALGDALAEQIRQGVLAPGDRLPTEKQLTETYSVSRAVVREALARLKSEGLITSQQGSGVFVDPNFQKNAFRIAAPTPGDNQELEHILELMLSIEVTAARYAAQRRTDADLKKMRQALVGMEYALLNDKLGDEEDYQFHHAIVQATHNPHLVALNDYLEANVRRVIRSARNNTARMYAERMAAVQSEHQAIFAAIDAGDPDAAGRAADRHLRNAADRLRLFQAERPAPV from the coding sequence ATGCAGCCCAACCAAGAACAGGATCCGCCGCGCGCCGCGCCCAAGAGTTCGCTTTCGGCGGCGCTGGGCGATGCGCTGGCGGAGCAGATACGCCAGGGCGTGCTCGCGCCCGGCGATCGCCTGCCCACGGAAAAGCAGCTGACCGAAACCTATTCGGTCAGCCGCGCCGTCGTGCGCGAAGCGCTGGCGCGCCTGAAGTCCGAAGGCCTGATCACGTCGCAGCAAGGCAGCGGGGTGTTCGTCGACCCGAACTTCCAGAAGAACGCCTTCCGCATCGCCGCGCCCACGCCGGGCGACAACCAGGAGCTGGAACACATCCTGGAGCTGATGCTGTCCATTGAAGTCACTGCCGCGCGCTACGCCGCGCAGCGCCGCACCGACGCCGACCTGAAGAAGATGCGTCAGGCGCTGGTGGGCATGGAATATGCGCTGCTCAACGACAAGCTCGGCGACGAAGAGGACTACCAGTTCCACCATGCCATCGTGCAGGCCACCCACAACCCGCATCTGGTGGCCTTGAACGATTACCTGGAAGCCAATGTGCGCCGGGTCATCCGCAGCGCGCGCAACAATACGGCGCGCATGTATGCGGAACGCATGGCTGCGGTGCAGAGCGAGCATCAGGCGATCTTTGCGGCCATAGACGCGGGCGACCCGGATGCCGCCGGGCGCGCCGCCGACCGGCATTTGCGTAATGCCGCGGATCGCCTGCGCCTGTTCCAGGCGGAACGGCCGGCGCCGGTCTAA